The following DNA comes from Camelina sativa cultivar DH55 chromosome 14, Cs, whole genome shotgun sequence.
GTTAGATTCTTCTTTCAGTTTATGCCTAAGTTAGATTTCTCATTGAGTTGATTTCGTTTTCCCTCGTAACATCTCTTTGTTTCGGGAATAGAACGTGATTTGAACGAATTGAACCTGATTCTGTTCTTGATTTGAAACTGGGTTCGCTGCTTGAGAATTAGATTCAATCTCTTAtctcgaaatttttttttttgatgcaaAGTAAAGTATCAGTGCCAAGTTTGGTATGCTTAGAGAGTTTTGAAACTTCATGATTGTTACTTTACGGTTTGAATCAGTTGTGCCGTGTATGAGTTGGATCTGCTTGATTTCTAGGTGgccccttcttttttttttctttttttttgattgaagcTGTCTTGTTTGAATAAGGTGTGTTAGTGAAATCAAACTCATTGAATTCGCCTTTGATATAATTGATGattgtaaattaatattttttatctatCTGGTTAACATTCATTGCACTTTGTCATTGGGTGAGTTATATCTAAGTAGGGAAATGGTTGTTGGGTGTCAGATGAGATAGACCTGGGAAAatgattgttttctttgattcagTTATCGTGGCACTGTATTATTGTTAGCTGCATTTTTCATGATTATATCTTCTCCCTTTTACTTCCTGATGTGTGTAGGCGGATCCTGAACTAGAAGCTATTAGACAGAGGAGAATGCAAGAGCTTATGGCTCGACAAGGCTTGGTAATATTTCTTGATAAACCTTTAACTGATATCTGATTTCGTCTCAAATTAATGCGTACTTTTTGTGTCTCGTTTCCCTTATGAGATTTTCACTAAACTGCATAATTTTGCAGGGTAAGCAGGGTGGTAATCAGCAGAATCCTGAGCAAGAGAAACAACAGGATGATGCTAGAAGGTGTGTAATTAGtttgtttaatgattttctGCGGTTTGGAATTCTGTTTTTGAACTAATGTATTCTCTGATTGGAACATTCTCGTGTAGGGAAGCTGATGAACGCAGACAAATGATGCTTAGTCAAATATTGTCTTCCCAGGCCCGAGAGAGAAGTAAGTCTCATCTAATATGTGTTAGGAGTTCATCTAGTTACTTTACCTTTTTCCTTTATCATGTCATCAGTATGATGATCTTCCAAAGCTCGAGGGAGACACAATATATCTTTGATGCTtctccttcattttttttttctacagttGCTCGAATTGCCCTGGTAAAACCTGAGAAAGCTAGAGGTGTTGAGGATGTTATTTTGAGGGCTGCTCAAATGGGACAGATAGTTGAAAAGGTAATGATCCAGACGCTTTTCCATTTCGTATTTCATAATTCTTAGGTATCATCCGGTTTTACCCAAATGTTACTGAGTCTGCATGAGTGTGTTATGCATCTAATAGTTATTGaaatactctgttttctttACAGGTTTCTGAGGAGCGGCTTATAACACTCTTGGAACAAATAAACAGCCAAACTGCCAAACAAACGAAAGTCACGGTACAGTCTACACAATCctcaaaaaaaacaagttattaaAACAGATTTTGTCTTAACcttcaaaaatatcattgaGTTTTAAGTTTATCTTGGATGTGTTTACAGATCCATAGGCGCCGTGGGGTGGATGACGATTAGGAAGAAAAATGTTATGCTGTACTTTGCAAATCTATGGGGGATCTCACTGTCCAGTGTGCGTTCACTACTTAAAAGCTACTGTTAAATATGTTTATTGTCAGTGAATCTTTGATGATTTTCTTCTAGATGCTTGGGATGGGATTAAAGTAAAACTGAAACtctgcatttttattttttggcattTCGTCTGTTAACTATCTTCATCTTATGATGCTCTCTTTTCACATTGCCTGCTATGATTTGAATAGTATTAGAAAGAAAAACGATTCTGTTCTATTTTCTACTTGGCataattttgatgatattgCTACTAATTCTTGATTTACTCAAAGTCATTTTGTGGATAAATAGTTCATGCTCTGTTGGTAGTGAAGGATTGATTGTGGCCTACTCCATCATAAGAAGTAACGCCTTAGTTTAAGCCCTGTTAGTTTTGATTCTCAAAAACAGtgagaaataaaaaatgctCTTAGTAATTAGCTTTGACACTCAAAGTAGTTAGCTGttatttcaaataattaaagaaaggGGACATTATTGTAGCCAACATAGATGAATGCAAATGTAAGACTTGCTATTATGTAGACACATCTACCTTACTATTtaccactaaaaaaaaataaactgctCTTAGTTCACTTTGACAATCAAAGTTGTTAGCTGTTACTTCAAGAATTGCAGAGAAAAAGGCGACGTCGTCTTGACGTCGGATAATTCTAGAGGTGAACCTCTCTTGTTCATCTCTTttaaattaatgaaacaaatcataattaagaaaacaaattttgtagatcaattaattttaaatttgttaattttaatatgatattacagtttttaattatcacatctaaaccataatttttttttataaactcaaaccgacatataattttgtttaattataaaatctaaaccataaccactattttgtaaatccaaatcgacatataattttgtttaattgtaaaatctagactctaaccacttttttgtaaacttaaaccgatttataatttcatttaattgtaaaatttaattccTAATCATTCtattgtaaacccaaaccgacatataattttgtttaattataaaatctaaaccctaacttttcttttataaacccaaaccaacataatGTATCtgcttaatttgttttgtttttttattttaattttaatttattttcttaaatataatatgatatgatatattgtcgtaattaattaatcaagaaaAGGTAAATGTATTCTGATTagttaattaagaaaaagtAAACGAGAGTTGTTCAGCTAcgggtgaacccaagaatttttcATATATCTCCTCTCCAAAAcgtttatatttttgaaataattttcttCGAGATCATTGTTGTTTAAGCGAAAATAATAACCATTCGATAAACCATCTTTTCGCGTAGACGTAGACCATATGACGCAGTTCTGCAATGATGAAGACGTGGCTATTTTAAAAAACGTAAACTAAAAAGACAATTAAACTACATTTTATGCCAAGTGTGTTACGGTCCGTACAATTTATCcgattaaaaaattgttaatctTAAATAAGTGATAAGAAAACGACATTAGTGGAGTGGATGTTGAAACTTTATATCTCTAATTCAACTAAGCGTAAACGTTGACTTATgacttttgatttcttatttaaatttcCTAATTATCTGTCGGCTTGTCTTTGGCCTTtgttatatttcatatttatctCATACAAAATGTAGCATAGATGAATGTAACACTACCCATTTGTTGATGATGctatttaaaaatacatatttattaggtcatatataaacaatgaaAAATCAGTCAacaatttcgatttttttagACAGTCGATGGTTAGAAAGGAGAAACGTATGTCCCTGAACGGCAAGGACATCACGGTAATTGATTTTTCTCATTGTTTTGACGAAATTAAGGATAAGTAAAAAATACTTAGCGAATATATTAGATTGTGACCTATCAAACAactaaatattaacttttatgtTAACTCATAAGTTGAAAGACTGCTTATATTACCCTTTATATTACCAAACACAGTACCTGCTCTGATCGTCGAAACATACATAATTTTAGTGTCACACTCACACTCAACTAAGAAGAATTGACATGAGTGgttcttttgtcttttcttttttgtcaagcTGACATGAGTAGTTAGTTCAAAGTTTATATTTCatgttttagttatataattGAAACTGATAAACTGTATAGTTTGGATGAGTCATAGAGCTTTATTGAAACTAAAGGTATAACACGACATACATAGATGATGATTGAATgtgaaaatgtatttaatttatgGTAAAGGAATTGATCATTCAACCTATCAGAACCTTGTTGATATGTTTAATAgataaattagttatttatGTAACTAGAAAACAATTCAGAAATacaatatgattttatataaagaaaaattcgaTTAAGTCCTTTATGATAACAGTATAGAGTTTAAACTTAAGGGAAATTTAAAGAGTAATATAAGCAGTAATTTGTAGGTGAAATTTTTAAGAGAAAGCGACAACCATGCACCCCTTATACTTGTACAAAGTGTCTCACGCTTTACCTATCAATTAATCTCGtactattttaatttctttatatgATAATAATCTGTTATGATCAGTTTTTATTTCTAGAaacattttatgtttattttataataactaaaaagcTCAAACGTCTAATTGACTTATCAAACCACCTAGACTTTAAGTgtattattataaaacttttcttggttttgtgatAATCAAGTaatcgagaaaaaaaataatatcgatatatatatatatgctacaGAAACTCCGACTAGTGCTTTAGCATTTTCTAACtccaataacaaaaacaaaaagcgaATGAATGAAGCTTTTTTGGCTCCTTAATATCAAGAAAGTTGAACCTGTTCCCACCTGAACACTTTTGGTAAAAGAATGTTATTTTGGGTTTAAGCCTTTAAAAGGTTAGTTACTTAGTTGTACTGCAAAATATAGCACACACGAATATGAATAGTGGGTTCGACCAGCTCACATAGTGTTCAAGCGGtgattatagaattttaaagtAACTAATATAACTTTAATTAAACGAACACAAATACGTGACAGAAATAGTATCAAGCGTggactaaatatataaaatgacataGGGTTTCGCTCATCATTATCAAAAAAGAGGAAGGAAGAACACATGACATGCACGCACGACTTTTCTGACTCTAATGGTCAAAGACGCTGCCATTTGCCTCCACGTCTCTTCTTTAACTTTTCTGTTTCTAAGATAAAAAATGTAatcatatagtatatttatgTTCTCCGATCGAATTCCAAAGGGAaagaccaaaatattttttaagatcCAACCATTTGAGTATATAAGAATATTAGTTGCTATAATCATTATCTGATATATATTTCGTTTCtctatgtttttctttcaatatgCTATATACGATCAGATTTTTTTCCTACTATTATCAGGATAAGACTAATGTTTTAAGACCTTATCTTATTGAAGTAATTTATAAAGCTAAGGAAACTGAGGTTATTGCTTTGAAGGACGTTGAATGTTCATAAAGCAAGCTAAGTGGTCTTCGTTGACTTTGAATCAACAACAATAATGTAGCTCgtatatatctaattaaaacccttatttaaatatgaaattaaagaaattagtTAGCTTTTTTTACATCAGTTAGCTTCTTTTCTTATGGAGGTTATTtgtagtaaaaacaaaaacaaaaaaggttataatataaaaataaattaagggtTCTAGGGAGAGGGTAAATTAATGGagacttttgttttatttagtttaaatattCACTCGTTTTGTGTTTATGcataattaatatatgattCGTTATAATTCACCAAGAAAGTTTGCTTTTGACGAGTGCAAAGATGTTGGAAGTAGATGTACAATGTCTACATTGCTTTATGCATTTGCattcttttttatctttatttgtaATATCCATCAATAGGACTTTTTACGTGAGTATACTTTTTGGAAATATATTGCATTTACATAGATCTCAATTTCTGATATTGTCTAATGGATCGTTACTAAAGGACATGATGGCCATTTAAATTTGCTATACGAAACACCATATATGGTGATCATGATCATGTCTACTACGACATATTTAAGAGGATGTACCTATGTCTGTCAAACGAGTTTcctatatattttacttttatgtttgtttagtcaaaactcaaaaccataTTCATAGTGAATTTTGATAACGTatacttttaagaaaaaactatTCATCGACGCAACCAAATGTATGTTTTAcaagacgaaaaaaaaacaaataaaatatcaaaagcaTCATTGCTGTATTATTGTGATTATCTAATACATGTACCGTGCGTGAGACTTTTGTGCTTAAccttattgttttatatatatggatttcgTTCTCAGTAGCAAATACTCTATCcattttacaaacaaaaaatattgtagaTTAATTCATTTGATCAGTTTATAGCTATATCATAAGttacaaaacgaaaaaaaaaaaaaaaaaaaaaaaaaaaaaaaaaaaaaaaaaaaaaaaaaaaNagaagaagaagccaaattaAAGCATAGTGTGGTAGATATgattagagagaaaaatatagttaaatgTTTCCTTTATAGAAACCACTTTTTGTTAGATAGCTCTCTAGCTGACTAATTTTAAGTTGAATTTTTCAAACCTCTCTTTTTCACATACATAAAGATATTTTAGCAATGTTTATAGTTTATACCCACTAAAGTCTTCAAAGATTATGACCCTTTTGAACTTTCCGATATCCCTCTTGAAttctttcaaattattttttatatcacaTTTTAGAGAGACTATtgatatattataatttcaaattacatacaattttttgatatttctgttgaagaaaaaaaattaattactttaagAACAATTGTTACGGGTTTTAGATTGGTCATACGTACGTAGATTGATGATAcattatatgttaaaatttgGATCCAGCCAATAGCGATTTAAAcataaagttttctttttttggttgatcTCATAgagattttctttaattaaatcgGTACCAGAGTTGGTAAATTACAAATCGATCGTATAGCTGATTTTGCAAGTTCATCAGCTAGCTCGACGATTGTTTTCACGAgacacaataaaaaaagaaatttcatcaaaacaagagataaaagTATTGAACATTGTAGAGAATTTCGTAGAGCTCCTTCGTTTTAAACATATAGtttatatacacaaaatttatagtataattCATCATCTATGTCCATTTTCTCTCATTGCGGCCGGGTTTCTCAAATAAAATCAGAGTGGTTTACTATTTGTTCTCCAAATGCGATGgctccaaaatatatatttaagaccTTAATTATTGAATATTCAGAACTAAAGACCATCGAAGTAATAAAGTAAAGTTGAATGGACTTATATTTATATGACTTGATGATCACCCAAAGTCCACATATAACCTAACACCTAAGTTTGAAGAACCaaatctcttccttttctttctccttctccccTTCTTCGATGGATGATCATGTTGAGCACACGAACACATCTTCAGAAGAAGTATCCTTCATGAGTTTAACTGATTGCTTACAAAGCTCATTAGTTATGGATTATAACTCACTCGAGAAGGTCTTCAAATTCCCACCTTATAGTTCCGCTATTCAACCTTTTTCACCATCCAATATGGGCCATTTCGTAAACAACCCTTACCTAAATCTCAACTCGAATTCTCCGGTGGTTTCATCTTCCTCCAATGAAGCCGATCCTAAAGAGAACCCCAACGATAATAAGAGTGACCGAATGGAGGACATCGAAGGCGATCAACATGGTGTAGGTGAATGTTCCAAGCTAGTGTGAGTTCTTTTTCGACCTTTAACAGTTCATTCTGAACCAAATTTAGACGATATAATGTGATCAATCTTATGAAAATCAACAATCACTTGCTTTCTCAAGGTTTTAGAACGTTGAAACCCTAGAGATTAATGCTTTTGGTGGATGAATATGGTCAGGACAAAACAAGGTAAAAAGAAAGGTGTGAAGAAAGCGAGAGAAGCTAGGGTTGCATTTATGACCAAAAGCGAGATTGATCATCTTGAAGATGGTTATAGGTGGAGAAAATATGGACAAAAGGCCGTCAAGAACAGCCCTTATCCAAGGTTTACTTCTACACCACGTCACCACACCCTATTCAAACCCACACATTTATTTACGTGTCCATATGCAATTATTACAAGTTACACGTATATATCATACTGGTTataaaaaaggtatatatatattatcataataTCTATTTAAGAGTTTATGTATGCGTTTTGTCAGGAGTTACTATAGGTGCACAACACAAAAGTGCAACGTGAAGAAACGTGTAGAGAGATCGTTCCATGATCCGTCGATCGTAATTACAACATACGAAGGAAAACACAACCATCCAATCCCATCGACGTTGAGAGGAACCGTGACTGCTGAACATCTATTAGGCCACCGTGGTGGTGGAAGCAGTTTCCTCCATAGCTTCCCTCGTCACCGTCAAGAGTTTCTCATGGTAAAGCATCCTCCGGCGAGTTATCAACCAGTGGTTTCTATGTCGTACGAACAAGGTCATGTTATCAAtagttacaataataataaccatCAATCAGGTGCTGACTATGGTCTTCTTCAGGACATTGTTCCTTCAATGTTCTTGAAGCACGAATCTTGAGAGAGGACACTGGACACGTACTATATAATCGAAGCTTTATGATtacattataaattatataaagagaaataatttagtaccctatatatatagaagagtAGATTATTAGGTGttctaatatttattaatatatctttAAATGCATGTGTATATGTATTCCACTGCTGACAGCCTACTAATTATATGGACTTTGATTCTTGTAAGAGTTAAAACTTTGTGTACGtctctatatatgttttacatttCCTGCTCTTCGAAAACTTAGTATTATATCATGTGGTTCGAGTATTCTGAATATGATTTCATTATCGGTCAACAAAATTACTAACTTAtgttttaatttgcttttaaataaaagtcttttctttgtttgttggtcGCGTGGAAATGCAGAAATTGTTGACTCGTGGTTATATAATAGTAGTAATACTGTACTAACGACAACGAGTTCACCCTAAATCAGTTCTTTGAGACTTCAATTAACCGAAAagtatttttcaacaaaaattaaGCATAGATAAAATACATGTCAGTTAATTCTTCCCCTTTcatttaaagactttaaattgGTGTCATATATTTTAAGTATGGGTTTTTgatgtaaatattatatttgatacaaaataaatccAGTTTTATTTCTATTGTTTTAATGTAGTGACCAATAAATTCctttataaaatgtattaataaaaaaaaaaattgtgaaaagaaaatgaaaaaaccTTGACTAAAATAAAACGGAAAgagtatagaaaaaaaaaacttacggtCACACGGAAATTTGACAAGTCTAAGTGGAGAGGACGAAACACATTGAGAAACAAACACATACTTACCCAATTCTGTTTTGTAAATAACCTGGTatcgatattttttttgtgacaaGAAAAAGACACTAAAATGGCCACATTCAACTAATTAAGCCTTGGTTCAAGCTAGAAAAgtataaagagagaaagaaatttaAGGTAAAGCATCCTATTAGCCTTTAGTATGTATATATCTGCAAGGATGGTGATTTAAAGAGCTAGCTACTCACTCGTCTGAAGCAGCAGAAGAGTGGTGTGGGAAGCTTGCCCAGACGTCTTGCCATGTCATCTTCCCCTCTACCATTGAGCTCACGACGGAAGCTGCCTCCTTCACGTTGACTCGGACTTGGTCTTTGCTATCTCTTTCTCTGATTGTCACTGATGTCTCTGAGTCCACTGTTATTGCAAATGGCGCTCCAAATTCATCGGATTTGGCGTATCTCTTGCCTATCGATGTACCTGttcacatacacacacaaatcTTCACtcgttttttcttcatttcaaacttttaaataacttcagttttcaaaatttggtcCTACGTACCAGTGATGTCAATCTTATGTGACATGTCAAAAGACTTGAGTTCCTTGGAAATGAACTTGGCTGCTTCCTCGAACTGTTGGTTCTGAACAAGCGGGAAAACCATGCACTTGTAGGGAGCTAAAAGAGGATCAAAACGGTACACGTTCAGCTGTTCATCCCCTGCCTTGCTTGGCCTTGTGCTGAACTTATGCTCGTACAGACAATACATGATCCGACCAATCCCAAATGATGGTTCAATCACTGACGGAGTGAAAACCCTCACGTGCTCTTTCGTCATCTTCTTTGTGATTGACACCATGTTCTTCTTGATGCTCACGTTTCTTCCGAGTGTGCAGACTTCAAACTCCACTTCCCCTTTGGATTCTAGGGTTGCCATCATCTCCATAGCTTCTTGCTCACTCATCGCCTAACAAAACATTAGTTACACGGAGCATGTTCTATTATTATAAACCATCAATATGCGACAAAGAAGCTAttcagttaaaaaaatatagactCAAGTCAGTCTAACCTCCAAAGCTTCAACAACCTTCTTT
Coding sequences within:
- the LOC104741574 gene encoding DNA-binding protein DDB_G0278111, coding for MADPELEAIRQRRMQELMARQGLGKQGGNQQNPEQEKQQDDARREADERRQMMLSQILSSQARERIARIALVKPEKARGVEDVILRAAQMGQIVEKVSEERLITLLEQINSQTAKQTKVTIHRRRGVDDD
- the LOC104741575 gene encoding probable WRKY transcription factor 71, producing MDDHVEHTNTSSEEVSFMSLTDCLQSSLVMDYNSLEKVFKFPPYSSAIQPFSPSNMGHFVNNPYLNLNSNSPVVSSSSNEADPKENPNDNKSDRMEDIEGDQHGVGECSKLVTKQGKKKGVKKAREARVAFMTKSEIDHLEDGYRWRKYGQKAVKNSPYPRSYYRCTTQKCNVKKRVERSFHDPSIVITTYEGKHNHPIPSTLRGTVTAEHLLGHRGGGSSFLHSFPRHRQEFLMVKHPPASYQPVVSMSYEQGHVINSYNNNNHQSGADYGLLQDIVPSMFLKHES